The nucleotide sequence gtcaagacctaggcaccgtttgataatgtttctgctgtttctgtgtctagaaacagcagaaatggctTTTCACATTTCCGGAAACACaaacagattttttggtgtttgataaacttgtttctcgaaacgttttttgcagacataatgccacttaaaaacccaatagtatcatcagatgcccaaaagggagagagggttcagttgcctctttttaggtttgaacagttgagagatttatcagacacaacaaccttttttttctctcaaagttgtttctagaaatgacaaaacaagtatgacttgtttcgtcaaagtcgtttctagaattgtaaataggcgtaaattttgatttacatttctagaaatgggtgaaatggaacaactttatcaaatgatttttaagctgtttttccgtttctaggaacaagaaaacgcagaaatggaacgttgtcaaacggtgccctAGACTCTGCATATCTTTCCgtactacttctcctatggtcattttaggcctgccttTGCTACACTCATCTATATTAGATTCTTAAACTAAATAACCTAGTAATATTACTGCAATTCAAGCTGCAACCAAAGTGAAGCGAAATTCACTGTTATTTAAGTTAAAATTCTAGTGAATGTCAAACTCCATACTGGCAATTGCACTCCTTAAGTGTGGAATCATATGAGTATATTATAACTTGTATTAGTAGTTCGACTTATTCAGGTCTATGGAAAGAGAGTACAATATTCTTAAGATTTTTAAGTTAATCTGAGgcttaatttctccaagaagtGCTTAATGATTAAGTTTTGAAGCAAGACCACTTGAATCTTGATACAGATTGGCTCTTTTTTTTCCAGAGCTCTTTGCTCGAATTTTATGATTCTCTAACTAGTGAATGTATATTTGTTTTCCAGATGTGTGGTTTTGAGTGCTAAAGAAGCAGAGGACAGGTATATAGCATCAGTTCATACGCAGAACCATATCAATTTGATAAGGAATGTCAGCTCAAAAGATTTTGATTCACGGAGGAATAGGATTGCTTCGAAACTAAATTCCATCTTTCTAAATGAGGGTTCATCTGAATCTGCGTCCCTTGCTGCTGGCTCTGTCACAGAGGTAATCTCTAAATGGTACTAATGCATAGTCACTAATGGGGCTTGTGGAAGTCCCACAGTTAATGTTTTTTTCTGGAGATCACTCCGCCATTCGTGTATGTGGGCTGAATACAAGTAACAGATAATCAGATGTTGTATAAGTATTCCTTTTGCAATCCTTTCATAAAAGTATCTGACATATTTCTAGGAATAAGAGTACTATTCATATAACACTTGAAAAGCTCAGAATATCTGAGAATTGGTTAACATGAATGTTTTGAAAGTTACTAAAACAAATCTATTATGGTTGCAAAAATATGTCAATGTGTAGTTATGTATATACTTATGGTACTTATATGGGTCTTTTTAATCTGTCGATCTCTCCCCTCACTCAATCCACTGCTTCATGATTACTAAGTATCTTGCAAAGTTGATGACTTTAAATGTTCTGTATTTACTGAAACAAATGTATCATCGCTTCAACTTTGTTTTGGAGGTTGGTTCAAACTCTCAATATTCTCTTCTAAATCCTAAATTCCACTGCTCTTTTTAGGTGTCAGAGAAGGTCGCTAAAGGGGAGCTGAGTTCTGCTGTTGCCATTGTAAGACCTCCTGGACATCATGCAGAGCCAGATGAAGCAATGGGGTTCTGTCTGTACAACAATGTTGCAATCGCGGCGAGTTATATCCTGAATGAAAGAGTATGGagtcttttttaatatttgtttttcAAATGACATTATTTTTGCCAATTAAgtttatttttggcaaaaatgtgcgttttaagtttatttttgttttccattcaacttaatctctcttcttcttggtaTCTTATCCTTTCTTGTCTTATCTttactttttccctttctttctattGCAGCCTGAATTAGGTATTCATAAAATTCTTATTGTGGATTGGGATGTCCATCATGGAAATGGCACCCAGAAAATGTTTTGGAAGGACCCTCGGGTGCTGTTTTTCTCTGTTCATAGGTATGTTAGAATTTCAATCTCTTGACCTTCCCATCTCCAGTGCCCCCCCTTTGATTTTCTTGTGCAATGTGAAATGGACCAATGGAATTTTGTAAATATAGGAGTAAAAGTGGTGCAGTTAAGATTGATATTTGAGAGATACCATTGATTGAAATGTATGCTTGTTTTTGTTCAATCAGCAATTACAAGGAGATCAAAGAGGATGTTGCCCATAAAGTTATACTTAGGTGTAGAA is from Macadamia integrifolia cultivar HAES 741 unplaced genomic scaffold, SCU_Mint_v3 scaffold2987, whole genome shotgun sequence and encodes:
- the LOC122067584 gene encoding histone deacetylase 5-like, producing MEKESEKIRHQPRVGLVYDERMCKHSTPDGEDHPENPRRIKAIWEKLQFAGIPQRCVVLSAKEAEDRYIASVHTQNHINLIRNVSSKDFDSRRNRIASKLNSIFLNEGSSESASLAAGSVTEVSEKVAKGELSSAVAIVRPPGHHAEPDEAMGFCLYNNVAIAASYILNERPELGIHKILIVDWDVHHGNGTQKMFWKDPRVLFFSVHRYVRISIS